From a single Nicotiana tomentosiformis chromosome 2, ASM39032v3, whole genome shotgun sequence genomic region:
- the LOC104119818 gene encoding methyl-CpG-binding domain protein 4-like protein: protein MEPTESVCAISGQTIEVKNRKTINYEKLGMAFSVNQSRDGFSNTTAKKRRKGRRKTNRALSCDNNVSTEAKISNDDMQDVCVYMEHNNNGKKRRKARRKRNTALSCDKYVSTEAKTSNEDVCIDGISNDVMLVLERNNKGIKRRKLKRKKQRENYCDIKGPEEQVKMASCSPYFKKVPDCEENGSSKSDEAINSDLCVKPIKTECVEVTLEMHQKSNKRKKKRNAKHGIADARAGNGLGSTYETDANPDKREMDVNPVLNGPPNTKWEVTSKDINEKDIKQSGDLDEGCTTVASLPVKRGDNVVATSIDDLFSQFAYKSGNFSSVKRRTEDDKNAIGSQVCSPFSHRMKTIQKASISGSMTGSESHLSLLGKEGSRPCISQNLMDETIIETKRVCVSNCDKVNDECVEQNVRVVSPYFVSSDNIETEMKKGRSLKRVTKRNGKCNKKSEAKVRVISPYFVNSEVGDEINAGKDRPNSPSKSCITGKKVSPYFLNAHHENENAVISMVGGGTDSKNPKPCLSENGETEMKKGRTLKRVRKKDEKTDKKSRAKVRVVSPYFDNSEVGEEIKVGKDRPNSPSKKCVTGRKVSPYFHNAHCEKENAVISTVGGGTDSKKRKNYLSAAQKRDKAYLRRTEDNTWIPPRSHFSLLQEDHAHDPWRVLVICMLLNCTTGLQVCRVLSEFFTLCPNAAAATEVAPEDIEKLIRPLGIHKKRARMIQKLSQEYLGESWTHVTHLNGIGKYAVDAYAIFCTGKWHQVHPDDHMLNKYWEFLHEL, encoded by the exons ATGGAGCCTACCGAGAGTGTCTGTGCGATTTCTGGACAAACaattgaagttaaaaatagaaaGACGATAAATTATGAGAAATTGGGGATGGCATTCTCGGTAAATCAATCTCGTGACGGATTTTCAAATACAACAGCAAAAAAAAGGAGGAAAGGGAGAAGAAAAACGAATAGGGCTCTGAGTTGTGATAATAATGTTTCTACAGAAGCAAAAATCAGTAATGATGATATGCAGGATGTATGTGTATATATGGAGCATAATAATAATGGGAAAAAGAGGAGGAAAGCGAGAAGAAAAAGGAATACGGCTCTGAGTTGTGATAAATATGTTTCTACTGAAGCAAAAACCAGTAATGAGGATGTATGTATCGATGGTATCAGTAATGATGTTATGCTGGTTCTGGAGCGGAATAATAAAGGAATAAAGAGGAGAAAATTGAAAAGGAAGAAGCAGAGAGAGAATTATTGTGACATTAAGGGTCCTGAAGAGCAAGTTAAGATGGCAAGCTGTTCTCCATATTTCAAGAAAGTGCCTGACTGTGAGGAGAATGGAAGTAGTAAATCTGATGAAGCTATTAATTCTGATTTGTGTGTGAAGCCTATCAAGACTGAGTGCGTGGAGGTTACTTTGGAAATGCATCAGAAGAGTaacaaaaggaagaaaaagagAAATGCTAAACATGGTATCGCTGATGCGAGAGCAGGAAACGGACTTGGTTCTACTTATGAAACAGATGCAAATCCAGATAAGAGGGAAATGGATGTGAACCCCGTCCTGAATGGTCCTCCTAATACCAAGTGGGAAGTGACAAGCAAAGATATTAATGAGAAGGATATTAAACAATCTGGTGATTTAGATGAGGGATGTACTACTGTTGCTTCGTTGCCGGTAAAGCGTGGTGATAATGTTGTAGCTACTAGTATTGATGATCTCTTTTCACAGTTTGCATACAAAAGTGGAAACTTTAGTTCTGTTAAAAGGAGAACTGAAGATGACAAGAATGCCATTGGGTCACAAGTTTGTAGTCCTTTCTCTCATAGGATGAAAACAATCCAAAAGGCTTCAATATCTGGCTCTATGACTGGATCTGAGAGTCATTTGTCACTTCTTGGGAAAGAAGGTAGCAGACCCTGCATATCTCAGAATCTGATGGATGAAACCATAATTGAGACAAAAAGAGTTTGTGTTTCAAATTGTGACAAGGTAAATGATGAATGCGTTGAACAGAACGTACGAGTTGTTTCCCCCTACTTCGTGAGCTCAGACAACATAGAAACTGAAATGAAGAAAGGAAGGTCCCTAAAACGTGTGACGAAAAGAAATGGAAAATGTAACAAAAAGTCAGAAGCCAAAGTTCGAGTTATTTCCCCTTACTTTGTTAACTCAGAAGTGGGAGACGAAATAAACGCAGGGAAGGATAGACCAAACTCGCCTTCAAAGAGCTGCATCACTGGAAAAAAGGTTTCTCCCTACTTTCTTAATGCACATCATGAAAACGAGAATGCAGTGATCAGCATGGTAGGAGGTGGAACTGACTCAAAAAACCCGAAACCTTGTCTCTCGGAGAATGGAGAAACCGAAATGAAGAAAGGAAGGACTCTAAAGCGTGTGaggaaaaaagatgaaaaaactgACAAAAAATCACGAGCCAAAGTTCGAGTGGTTTCCCCTTACTTTGATAACTCAGAAGTAGGAGAAGAAATAAAGGTAGGGAAGGATAGACCAAACTCGCCCTCAAAGAAGTGCGTCACTGGGAGAAAGGTTTCTCCCTACTTCCATAATGCACATTGTGAAAAAGAGAATGCAGTGATCAGCACGGTAGGAGGTGGAACAGACTCAAAAAAGCGGAAAAATTATCTCTCTGCTGCCCAGAAGAGAGACAAGGCTTATTTAAGGAGGACTGAAGATAACACATGGATACCTCCCCGATCCCATTTCAGTCTCCTGCAAGAAGACCATGCTCATGATCCTTGGAGGGTGTTGGTTATCTGTATGCTTCTAAATTGCACCACTGGCTTGCAG GTTTGCAGAGTCCTATCAGAGTTTTTCACACTCTGTCCAAATGCAGCGGCTGCTACAGAGGTTGCTCCGGAGGATATTGAAAAGTTGATACGACCTTTAGGAATACATAAAAAGAGAGCACGAATGATTCAAAAGCTCTCTCAAGAATATCTGGGAGAAAGTTGGACTCATGTGACACATCTTAATGGTATTGGCAA GTATGCAGTTGATGCATATGCAATATTTTGTACGGGCAAGTGGCATCAAGTACATCCAGATGATCATATGCTAAACAAATATTGGGAATTCCTCCATGAACTTTAA
- the LOC117273312 gene encoding uncharacterized mitochondrial protein AtMg00810-like: MVPTLHLMKDYGDPFNEPDRYMRLVGRLNYLNVTHPDITFAVSMVCQFMSAPIVKQWEALEKILYYLKRSLGLGILYSNHSHSRIDCFVDADWAGSKIDRRSTTSYCVFVGGNLVSWRSKK; the protein is encoded by the coding sequence ATGGTTCCTACTTTGCATCTTATGAAAGATTATGGTGATCCATTTAATGAACCAGATAGATACATGAGGTTAGTTGGGAGATTAAACTATCTCAATGTAACTCATCCAGATATTACTTTTGCAGTAAGTATGGTTTGCCAGTTCATGTCCGCGCCCATAGTTAAACAATGGGAGGCTTTGGAGAAGATCCTATATTACTTAAAAAGATCTCTTGGACTTGGAATATTATACAGCAATCACAGTCATTCTCGCATTGATTGTTTTGTAGATGCAGATTGGGCTGGATCCAAGATTGATAGAAGATCTACTACTAGTTACTGTGTATTTGTTGGTGGAAACTTGGTATCATGGAGAAGTAAGAAATAG